GCGAAAGGAACCGCCCTGTCAATGAATCATAAAAGCGTGCCCCGAAGTAGTCGAGGCCGGATTCGAGGTCGCGTTCCTTGGCGGTGAACTTCCTTACGTGGCCGTTGCAGCCGGGGAACGGCAGCGACTCCTGGAGCTGGCCGAAGGGGTGGTAGGTCTCGTCG
The sequence above is drawn from the Acidobacteriota bacterium genome and encodes:
- a CDS encoding RHS repeat-associated core domain-containing protein — translated: DETYHPFGQLQESLPFPGCNGHVRKFTAKERDLESGLDYFGARFYDSLTGRFLSPDPLLASARADSPQSWNRYPYPWSFNPKFPKGASRNQIRDSIL